The following are from one region of the Gloeomargarita lithophora Alchichica-D10 genome:
- a CDS encoding glycoside hydrolase family 57 protein — MAIGYLALVLHAHLPFVRHPESDYVLEEEWLYEAITETYIPLIRMFEGLQRDGIDFKLTMSMTPPLVQMLRDPLLQERYDAHLAQLEELAELEVEHNQYNGHTRYLAEHYAREFNLTRQTWEEYDGDLITAFKQFQDTNNLDIITCGATHGYLPLMQMYPQAVWAQLQVAFDHYQEHFGRPPRGIWVPECAYYEGLERMLADVGIRYFICDGHGLLYARPRPRYGTYAPVFTETGVAAFARDHETSQQVWSSEVGYPGDPVYREFYKDIGWEADYEYIKPYIMPNGQRKNVGIKYHRITHRNGGLGEKALYDPYWAKEKAAEHAANFMYNRTQQIGHLSELMQRPPIVTAPYDAELYGHWWYEGPWFLDYLFRKSHYDQDVYEMTHLSDYLRRHPTQQVCRPAQSSWGHKGFHEYWLNETNTWIYPHLHKAAERMIELSHQEPQDQWEWRALNQAARELLLAQSSDWAFIMRTGTMVPYAVRRTRSHLQRLNRLYEDIRAGKIDRDWLTQVEQMDNIFPHINYRVYRPLA, encoded by the coding sequence ATGGCTATTGGTTATCTTGCTCTCGTTTTGCACGCCCACCTGCCTTTTGTGCGTCACCCCGAAAGCGATTACGTTTTGGAGGAGGAATGGCTCTATGAGGCCATCACCGAGACTTATATTCCCCTAATTCGGATGTTTGAGGGATTGCAACGGGATGGCATTGATTTCAAGTTGACCATGAGCATGACCCCGCCCCTGGTGCAGATGTTGCGCGACCCCTTATTACAAGAGCGGTATGATGCCCACCTGGCGCAGTTGGAAGAATTGGCGGAATTGGAAGTCGAACACAATCAGTACAATGGTCATACTCGTTATTTGGCAGAGCATTACGCCCGGGAATTTAATCTCACCCGCCAAACCTGGGAGGAATACGACGGGGATTTGATTACAGCGTTCAAACAATTTCAGGACACCAATAATCTGGACATCATCACCTGCGGGGCGACCCACGGGTATTTACCCCTGATGCAGATGTACCCCCAGGCGGTGTGGGCGCAGTTGCAGGTGGCTTTTGACCATTACCAGGAGCATTTTGGCCGGCCACCGCGGGGGATTTGGGTGCCGGAGTGCGCCTACTACGAAGGATTGGAACGGATGCTGGCGGATGTGGGGATTCGCTATTTTATCTGCGATGGTCATGGTTTGCTCTATGCCCGTCCCCGCCCCCGTTATGGCACCTATGCACCCGTATTTACGGAAACCGGAGTGGCGGCGTTTGCCCGGGATCACGAAACTTCCCAGCAGGTGTGGTCATCGGAGGTGGGCTATCCCGGCGACCCGGTGTATCGGGAATTTTATAAGGATATTGGCTGGGAGGCGGACTACGAGTACATCAAACCCTACATCATGCCCAACGGCCAACGCAAAAATGTGGGCATTAAGTACCATCGCATTACCCATCGCAACGGTGGCCTGGGGGAAAAAGCCCTCTATGACCCCTATTGGGCGAAGGAAAAAGCGGCAGAACACGCGGCGAATTTTATGTACAATCGCACCCAACAAATTGGTCACCTGTCGGAATTGATGCAACGTCCCCCGATTGTCACCGCTCCCTACGATGCGGAATTGTATGGGCATTGGTGGTACGAAGGGCCTTGGTTTTTGGATTATTTATTTCGGAAGTCCCACTACGACCAAGATGTGTATGAAATGACCCATCTGAGTGATTATTTGCGCCGTCATCCGACCCAACAGGTTTGTCGTCCCGCCCAGTCCAGTTGGGGTCACAAGGGGTTTCACGAGTATTGGTTGAATGAAACGAATACCTGGATTTATCCCCACCTGCACAAGGCCGCCGAACGGATGATTGAACTCAGCCATCAGGAACCCCAGGATCAGTGGGAATGGCGGGCTTTGAACCAAGCGGCGCGGGAATTGTTGTTGGCGCAGTCCTCGGATTGGGCGTTTATCATGCGTACCGGGACGATGGTGCCCTATGCGGTGCGGCGGACTCGCTCCCATCTGCAACGGTTGAACCGCCTGTACGAGGACATTCGGGCGGGGAAAATTGACCGGGACTGGCTGACCCAGGTGGAACAAATGGATAATATCTTCCCTCATATCAACTACCGGGTCTATCGTCCCTTGGCATAG
- the accD gene encoding acetyl-CoA carboxylase, carboxyltransferase subunit beta encodes MSLFDWFANRPKAAPLGQEQQQREIADGLWTKCISCGALTYTKDLHLNNKVCPECGYHHSVKSQERLKQLLDADTWQPLNEQLMASDPLHFIDRKPYSERLREMQHKTGLNDAIQTGFGKMGNAPVAVGVMDFNFMGGSMGSVVGEKITRLVEQATQNHLPLILVCASGGARMQEGMLSLMQMAKTSAALGRHRQANLLYISVLTHPTTGGVTASFAMLGDLILAEPKALIGFAGRRVIEQTLREKLPENFQTAEYLLQHGFVDMIVPRTQLKNTLAQLLRLHTPPTPSVGHRYVTPGFLLS; translated from the coding sequence ATGAGCTTGTTTGATTGGTTCGCCAACCGCCCCAAGGCCGCACCCCTCGGTCAGGAGCAACAACAGCGGGAAATTGCCGATGGCCTCTGGACAAAATGTATCTCCTGTGGGGCATTAACTTATACAAAAGATTTACATCTGAATAACAAAGTCTGCCCCGAATGTGGGTATCATCATTCGGTGAAAAGCCAAGAACGGCTGAAACAACTCCTGGATGCGGACACCTGGCAACCCCTGAATGAACAGTTGATGGCGAGCGACCCCCTGCATTTCATTGACCGGAAACCCTACAGCGAGCGGTTGCGGGAAATGCAACACAAAACCGGGCTGAATGATGCGATTCAAACCGGCTTTGGCAAAATGGGGAACGCCCCCGTTGCCGTCGGGGTCATGGATTTCAATTTCATGGGCGGCAGTATGGGTTCTGTAGTGGGAGAAAAAATTACTCGCCTAGTGGAGCAGGCCACCCAAAACCATTTACCGCTAATTTTGGTCTGTGCTTCGGGGGGGGCGCGGATGCAGGAAGGCATGTTGAGTTTGATGCAAATGGCCAAGACCTCGGCGGCTCTGGGGCGACATCGGCAGGCCAATTTGCTTTATATCAGTGTGTTGACCCATCCCACCACCGGCGGGGTGACGGCCAGTTTTGCCATGCTGGGGGATTTAATTTTGGCAGAACCCAAGGCGTTGATTGGTTTTGCGGGACGGCGGGTGATTGAACAAACCCTGCGGGAAAAATTACCAGAAAATTTCCAGACGGCGGAATATCTACTGCAACACGGGTTTGTGGATATGATTGTGCCCCGTACCCAGCTCAAAAATACCCTGGCGCAATTGCTCCGCCTGCATACCCCCCCCACGCCATCCGTAGGACATCGGTATGTGACCCCCGGATTCCTGCTAAGCTAA
- the lepB gene encoding signal peptidase I, whose product MDKNHRDKSEKQASENSLVEWVKTIGVSLLLAFGIRTFVAEARYIPSESMLPTLQVNDRLIIDKVTYDFRTPERGEIVVFQPTSALKEQGFKDAFIKRIVGLPGDQVAVKKGTVYVNGQPLQENYLAGPPDYEYGPVVVPPDSYLVLGDNRNHSFDSHFWGFVPRQNIIGRAAVRFWPPNRIGGIPSP is encoded by the coding sequence CTGGACAAAAATCACCGGGATAAAAGCGAGAAACAGGCCAGCGAAAACAGTCTGGTCGAGTGGGTCAAAACCATTGGGGTGAGTTTACTGCTCGCCTTTGGGATTCGGACTTTTGTGGCCGAAGCGCGGTATATTCCCTCCGAATCCATGTTGCCAACGTTGCAGGTGAATGACCGTTTAATCATTGATAAAGTCACCTACGATTTTCGCACCCCGGAGCGAGGGGAAATTGTGGTTTTTCAGCCTACATCTGCCCTCAAGGAACAGGGATTCAAAGATGCCTTTATCAAACGCATTGTCGGGTTACCGGGTGACCAGGTGGCGGTAAAAAAAGGCACGGTTTATGTCAACGGCCAACCCCTCCAGGAAAATTACCTGGCTGGCCCCCCCGATTATGAATACGGCCCGGTGGTGGTGCCCCCGGATAGTTATCTGGTTTTGGGGGATAACCGCAATCACAGTTTTGATAGCCATTTTTGGGGCTTTGTCCCCCGCCAGAATATCATTGGCCGGGCGGCGGTACGGTTTTGGCCCCCCAACCGCATCGGGGGCATTCCCTCACCCTAG
- the psbV2 gene encoding photosystem II cytochrome PsbV2: protein MLGWVVWTWFTPPALADRIDPYVSRYLKVTQPVPIKGDDGGAQQSFTALDLSAGKQLFENNCINCHVGGATLPNPRVSLSLADLRGASPPRDNINALVRFTRLPQNYDGTEDSYICRELSPQAATDQELAQLSAFILQAAKVAPGWGTKDF from the coding sequence ATGCTGGGGTGGGTGGTATGGACGTGGTTCACACCGCCCGCTTTGGCTGACCGGATTGACCCCTATGTGAGCCGGTATCTCAAGGTCACCCAGCCCGTCCCAATCAAGGGGGATGACGGTGGTGCCCAGCAGTCCTTTACTGCCCTGGATTTGAGTGCGGGCAAACAGTTATTTGAAAATAATTGCATCAACTGCCATGTGGGGGGAGCCACCCTACCCAACCCGCGGGTATCCCTATCCCTAGCGGATTTGCGGGGAGCTTCGCCCCCAAGGGATAATATCAATGCCCTGGTGCGCTTCACCCGCCTGCCCCAAAATTACGACGGGACGGAGGACAGCTATATCTGCCGGGAATTGTCCCCCCAGGCGGCAACGGATCAGGAATTAGCCCAGTTGTCGGCGTTTATTTTACAAGCGGCCAAAGTGGCTCCCGGCTGGGGTACCAAGGATTTTTAA
- the gcvT gene encoding glycine cleavage system aminomethyltransferase GcvT: protein MPHSPLYECYQREAKLTEFAGWNLPGQFAGLTPEHQAVRHSAGLFDISHMGQIELMGNRILWDFNPLVPTAITHLQPGQAQYTVLLNPHGGIIDDIIIYHQGQPGAKLIVNAACSAKNLAWLAKHLPGTCQLVNQVLLALQGPQATGILQTLTADVLQAIPRFGHQIITTKLGQIWVARTGYTGEDGWEIQAEPGVGQALWRELCDQGAVPCGLAVRDMLRLEAGLHLYGQDMDETITPLAAGLGWLVDWDKGDFIGRGALTTQKTQGLAQKLVGLIGTGRRIFRPGYPVLAQGQTVGRVTSGTLSLSLGRPIGLAYVDTHWAKLGASLTVQVREQELPVTVVKRTFYTRPG, encoded by the coding sequence ATGCCCCACTCTCCCCTCTACGAGTGCTATCAAAGGGAAGCCAAACTGACGGAATTTGCCGGGTGGAACCTGCCGGGACAATTTGCGGGTTTAACACCAGAACATCAGGCAGTGCGACATTCCGCCGGATTATTCGACATTTCCCACATGGGACAAATTGAACTTATGGGTAATCGTATCTTATGGGATTTTAACCCTTTGGTTCCTACCGCCATCACCCATTTACAACCCGGTCAGGCGCAATATACGGTTTTGCTCAATCCCCACGGGGGAATTATTGACGACATTATCATCTACCACCAGGGGCAACCGGGGGCAAAACTGATTGTGAATGCGGCCTGTAGCGCTAAAAACTTGGCCTGGTTAGCAAAGCATTTACCCGGAACCTGTCAATTGGTAAACCAAGTATTACTGGCATTGCAAGGCCCGCAAGCCACCGGGATTTTGCAAACATTAACCGCAGATGTCCTCCAAGCCATCCCCCGCTTTGGCCATCAAATTATTACTACAAAACTAGGACAAATTTGGGTCGCCCGCACGGGTTATACCGGCGAAGATGGCTGGGAAATCCAGGCGGAACCAGGGGTGGGTCAGGCTCTTTGGCGGGAATTATGCGATCAGGGCGCAGTTCCCTGCGGTTTGGCGGTACGGGATATGTTGCGGTTGGAAGCGGGACTGCATTTATATGGACAAGATATGGATGAAACAATCACACCTTTGGCGGCGGGGTTGGGCTGGTTGGTGGATTGGGACAAGGGGGATTTTATCGGACGGGGGGCACTAACTACCCAAAAAACCCAGGGGCTGGCTCAAAAATTGGTGGGTTTAATCGGCACGGGGCGGCGGATTTTTCGGCCTGGGTATCCGGTTTTGGCGCAGGGGCAAACCGTGGGGCGGGTGACCAGTGGGACGTTATCTTTGAGTTTGGGGCGACCGATTGGTTTGGCTTATGTGGATACTCATTGGGCAAAACTGGGCGCATCCCTAACTGTGCAGGTACGGGAGCAGGAACTGCCGGTTACAGTAGTAAAAAGAACCTTCTACACCCGTCCCGGATAA
- the gcvH gene encoding glycine cleavage system protein GcvH, whose product MTLTYPAELHYTASHEYVALTDGLAVVGITSFAIEELGDITYLELPPVGRTVTCGERFGTIESVKAVSDLYAPVSGVVRAVHGELVDAPERLAEDPYGIGWLLKIQLTQPEETQALLTAADYQAQLGG is encoded by the coding sequence ATGACCCTTACCTACCCTGCTGAATTACATTATACTGCCAGTCATGAGTACGTTGCCCTGACGGATGGTTTGGCAGTGGTGGGGATTACCAGCTTTGCTATTGAGGAATTAGGGGATATTACCTATCTGGAATTGCCCCCGGTTGGCCGCACGGTGACCTGCGGGGAACGGTTTGGCACCATTGAGTCGGTAAAGGCGGTTTCGGATTTGTATGCGCCGGTGTCGGGGGTGGTGCGGGCGGTGCATGGGGAATTGGTGGATGCCCCGGAACGCCTTGCCGAAGACCCCTACGGCATCGGGTGGTTATTAAAAATCCAACTCACCCAGCCGGAGGAAACCCAAGCATTGCTAACGGCGGCGGACTATCAGGCCCAGTTGGGTGGGTAG
- the psbV gene encoding photosystem II cytochrome c-550: protein MVRTCLWLLLSACLCLGWTTPAWAVELDAATRTVPLNDQGDVATLTLPEAQRGKRLFNAKCGTCHAGGVTKTNPVVGLDPESLALATPPRDSVEALVDYMKNPTSYDGLTPIAELHPSLASADIYPKMRDVTEDDLYTIAGHILIQPKVRGIQWGGGKIHY from the coding sequence ATGGTCAGAACGTGCCTTTGGCTGTTATTGAGTGCTTGTCTTTGCCTGGGCTGGACGACTCCCGCTTGGGCAGTGGAATTGGATGCGGCGACCCGGACTGTGCCCTTGAATGACCAGGGTGATGTCGCTACATTAACCTTACCCGAAGCCCAGCGGGGCAAACGGTTGTTCAATGCGAAATGTGGCACCTGTCATGCGGGCGGGGTAACCAAAACCAACCCGGTGGTGGGCTTAGACCCGGAATCCTTGGCCTTGGCGACCCCCCCTCGCGACAGTGTGGAAGCCCTGGTTGACTACATGAAAAACCCCACCAGTTACGATGGTTTAACGCCGATTGCCGAACTGCACCCCAGTTTGGCTAGTGCCGACATTTATCCCAAAATGCGGGACGTGACCGAGGACGACCTCTATACGATTGCAGGACATATCCTGATTCAACCCAAAGTACGGGGGATCCAGTGGGGCGGCGGCAAAATCCATTACTAA
- the grxD gene encoding Grx4 family monothiol glutaredoxin, producing MPPETQARISELVKAHKIMVFMKGSKLMPQCGFSNNVVQILNAVGAVYETCDVLSDYEIRQGIKEYSQWPTIPQVYINGEFLGGSDILIEMYQSGELQEKVAVAMAS from the coding sequence ATGCCCCCGGAAACCCAAGCCCGGATTTCAGAACTGGTCAAAGCCCACAAAATCATGGTGTTTATGAAGGGCAGTAAACTCATGCCCCAGTGCGGTTTTTCCAATAATGTGGTGCAAATTCTCAATGCGGTCGGGGCAGTTTATGAAACCTGTGACGTGCTGAGTGACTACGAAATCCGGCAAGGGATCAAGGAATACAGCCAATGGCCGACGATTCCCCAGGTGTATATCAACGGGGAATTTCTCGGTGGTTCCGACATCCTGATTGAGATGTACCAATCCGGGGAATTACAGGAAAAAGTGGCCGTGGCAATGGCCTCTTAA
- a CDS encoding Uma2 family endonuclease, translating into MMQQLQSQTHPTPGVILHDISWQEYERLLEILSDKNPGLHLNYLAGVLEIMPRSSEHEQIKKMIARLLEIYALERGIALYSCGSTTLRNQSNQRGLEPDESYCIGTRKLIPDVAVEVIVTSGGLNRLEIYRGLGVMELWQWQNQQLTIQFLNTSQMTYELTNESRFFSGLSASIVSNYLNPNQEPQMLSAFRRFLQQSQGHD; encoded by the coding sequence ATGATGCAACAGTTGCAGTCGCAAACACACCCTACGCCGGGGGTAATTCTCCATGATATTTCTTGGCAGGAATACGAGCGTTTATTGGAGATTTTGAGTGACAAAAATCCCGGTCTGCACTTGAATTATTTAGCGGGAGTTTTAGAAATTATGCCCCGCTCTAGCGAACATGAACAAATCAAAAAAATGATTGCCCGTTTACTAGAAATCTATGCTTTGGAACGGGGCATCGCTCTTTACAGTTGTGGTTCAACTACGTTACGCAATCAAAGCAATCAACGGGGATTAGAACCGGATGAGAGTTATTGTATCGGCACGCGTAAGTTAATTCCTGATGTTGCGGTTGAAGTGATTGTAACCAGCGGGGGGCTAAATCGCTTAGAAATCTATCGGGGTTTGGGTGTCATGGAACTGTGGCAGTGGCAGAATCAGCAATTAACCATTCAGTTTCTTAATACCAGTCAAATGACCTATGAATTGACCAATGAAAGCCGTTTTTTTTCAGGTTTATCCGCCAGCATTGTATCAAATTACCTCAACCCGAACCAGGAACCCCAAATGCTGAGTGCTTTCCGCCGGTTTTTGCAACAATCCCAGGGTCACGATTGA
- a CDS encoding DUF4349 domain-containing protein: MKTLWLSLAFALVTGCAAVRTDVSQEPTAPDTQAEALSPSVARVAKALDLAPATPNRPQLAKTANLSLEVTDVANSAQQAIGWARQAGGEVLNLEDNGVLGEVRRLTLEVQVPATQLEPVLGQLAALGTLESRQITAEDVGSQLVDLGARLRNLRKSETLLLKIMERAGSVGDVLKVTQELSQVREQIEQLSAQQVNLQNRVSYSRIRLNLISPTAETPGLSVPERLGATWQQATTTLGNVTLGLVQVFLWLLVFSPYFLVPGLILWLVRRRSPQRPAPPPSQS; the protein is encoded by the coding sequence ATGAAAACCCTCTGGCTCTCCTTGGCTTTCGCCCTTGTCACCGGCTGTGCGGCAGTCAGAACCGACGTTTCCCAGGAACCGACCGCCCCGGACACCCAAGCGGAGGCTCTGTCCCCGTCCGTTGCTCGTGTCGCCAAAGCCCTGGATTTAGCCCCAGCAACCCCCAACCGCCCCCAGTTGGCAAAAACGGCTAATTTATCCCTGGAAGTGACGGATGTCGCCAATAGTGCCCAGCAAGCCATCGGTTGGGCGCGCCAAGCGGGGGGGGAGGTGCTGAATTTGGAGGACAATGGGGTGCTGGGGGAGGTGCGTCGTTTGACCTTGGAAGTACAAGTTCCGGCCACCCAACTGGAGCCGGTTTTAGGGCAATTGGCGGCCCTGGGCACCCTCGAAAGCCGTCAGATTACCGCCGAGGACGTGGGCAGTCAATTGGTGGATTTGGGAGCCAGACTACGCAACCTCCGCAAATCGGAAACCTTGCTCCTCAAAATCATGGAGCGTGCTGGTTCCGTTGGGGATGTGCTGAAAGTTACCCAGGAATTGAGCCAAGTGCGCGAACAAATTGAGCAATTATCCGCCCAACAGGTGAATCTGCAAAACCGAGTCAGTTATTCCCGCATTCGCCTGAATTTAATCAGCCCGACGGCAGAAACTCCCGGTCTTTCTGTCCCTGAGCGGTTGGGAGCAACTTGGCAACAAGCCACTACCACCTTGGGGAATGTGACCCTTGGTTTGGTGCAGGTGTTTTTGTGGTTGCTGGTGTTTAGCCCCTATTTTTTGGTGCCGGGGTTGATCCTCTGGCTGGTACGACGGCGTTCCCCCCAACGACCTGCACCTCCTCCTAGTCAATCGTGA